The nucleotide sequence TGTCGTAGACGTTGATGCCCTGGATCGGCAGCACGTCGATATTCGGAATGTTGCGAGCCGCGGTCGCGAAACCGTTGTTGAGCTCGGCGCCGTCGATGATCAGCGCATTGGTCAGGCCGAGACCCGAGAAGTGGCCGACCAGCGCCTTGGTCTTGGCTTCCTTGATCTGGGCGCTGTCGATCACGATCAGGCCGCCGTCCTTGGCTTTCGCCGACAGCGCGTGCTTGAGCGCCAGCGCGCGCACCTTCTTCGGCAAGTCGGTCGCATGCGAGCGAACCACCGGACCGAACGCACGGCCACCGCCGCGGAACTGCGGCACGCGGGCCGAGCCGTGACGGGCGCCGCCGGTGCCCTTCTGCTTGTACATCTTCTTGCCGGTGCGCCAGACATCGGCGCGGCCCTGCGTCTTGTGCGTTCCGGCCTGGCGCTTGTTGAGCTGCCATTGCACGCAACGCTGGATGATGTCGGCGCGGGGCTCGAGACCGAAGATCGCGTCCGAGAGCTGAACCGATCCGGCTTCCTTACCTTCAAGGGTCGTGACTTTCAGTTCCATCTCACGCGCCCTCCTGCTCGGCCGGAGCCTCAGCCTGCTCGCCGCCGGCAACCTTGAACTTGCCGGGCTTCGGAGCTTCCTTCGGCAACGGCTTCTTTACGGCGTCGCGCACCGAGATCCAGCCGCCCTTGGAGCCGGGAACGGCGCCTTCGACGAGGATCAGGCCGCGCTCGACGTCGGTCTGCACCACACGCAGATTGAGCGTGGTGATACGGTCGACACCCATGTGACCGGGCATCTTCTTGTTCTTGAAGGTCTTGCCGGGATCCTGGCGTCCGCCGGTCGAACCGATCGAACGATGCGAAACCGACACACCGTGGGTGGCGCGCAGACCGCCGAAATTCCAGCGCTTCATGCCGCCGGCAAAACCCTTACCGACCGAGGTGCCGGTGACGTCGACGAACTGGCCGACCACGAAATGGTCCGCCTGAATCTCGGCGCCAACCGGGATCAGCGCGTCCTCGGACACGCGGAACTCGGTGACCTTCCGCTTGGGCTCGACCTTGGCGACCGCAAACTGGCCGCGCTCTGCCTTCGGCAGATAAACGGTCTTGCGGGTCCCGGCACCGAGCTGCAGCGCGACGTAACCGTTCTTTTCGGTCGTGCGGTGGCCCAACACCTGGCAATTGCCCAGCTTCAGCACGGTCACAGGGATATGTTCGCCGGTCTCCGTAAAGACCCGCGTCATCCCGACCTTTTGTGCGATCACTCCGGAGCGCATCGGCGTGCTTCCTGTTCTTTCTGTCCGCTAACTTCGGACGATCCTGAAATTTAGAGCTTGATCTCGACGTCGACACCGGCGGCCAGGTCGAGCTTCATGAGAGCATCGACGGTCTGCGGGGTCGGGTCGACAATGTCGAGAAGGCGCTTGTGGGTGCGCATCTCGAATTGCTCGCGGCTCTTCTTGTCGACGTGCGGAGAACGGTTGACGGTGAACTTCTCGATGCGGGTGGGCAGCGGGATAGGTCCGCGAACCTGGGCACCGGTACGTTTCGCCGTGTTCACGATCTCGCGGGTCGACGTATCGAGGATACGATGGTCGAACGCCTTGAGACGGATGCGAATATTCTGGCCGTTCATTGCCGTTTGTCTTTCTTTGTCGTCGCTTCTTGCGAATGATGGAGGCGAACAGCGAGTGAACTCACTCGCTATTCGCCGTTCCCTGTTCGCTGCTTACTCGATGATGCTGGAGACGACGCCCGAACCAACGGTGCGGCCGCCTTCGCGGATTGCGAAGCGGAGCTTTTCTTCCATCGCGATCGGCACGATCAGGTGCACTTCCATCGCGATGTTGTCGCCGGGCATCACCATCTCGGTGCCTTCCGGCAGATGGACGACGCCGGTCACGTCGGTGGTGCGGAAGTAGAACTGGGGCCGGTAGTTGGTGAAGAACGGGGTGTGACGACCGCCCTCCTCCTTGGTCAGGATGTAGGCCTCAGCCTTGAACTTGGTATGCGGCTTGACCGAACCCGGCTTGCACAGCACCTGGCCGCGCTCAACTTCCTCGCGCTTGGTGCCGCGGAGCAGCGCACCGATGTTGTCGCCGGCCTGGCCCTGATCGAGCAGCTTGCGGAACATTTCGACGCCCGTGACGATGGTCTTCTGGGTGTCGCGGAGGCCTACGATTTCGATTTCCTCACCGACCTTGATGATGCCGCGCTCGACGCGGCCGGTCACCACGGTGCCGCGGCCCGAGATCGAGAACACGTCTTCGACCGGCATCAGGAACGGCTGGTCGACCGGACGGGCCGGCTGCGGGATGCTCTCGTCGACCGCCTTCATCAACTCCAGGACCGCGTCGTGGCCGAGCTTCGGGTCCTTGTTTTCGAGCGCTGCGAGCGCCGAGCCGCGGATGATCGGAATGGTGTCGCCCGGGAACTCGTACTTCGAGAGCAGTTCGCGGACTTCCATCTCGACGAGCTCGAGCAATTCCGGATCGTCGACCATGTCGCACTTGTTCAGGAACACGACGAGGGCGGGAACGCCGACCTGACGGGCAAGCAGGATGTGCTCGCGGGTCTGCGGCATCGGGCCGTCGGCGGCCGACACGACCAGGATCGCGCCGTCCATCTGGGCTGCGCCGGTGATCATGTTCTTCACATAGTCGGCGTGGCCTGGGCAGTCGACGTGGGCGTAGTGCCGATTCTTGGTTTCGTATTCGACGTGAGCGGTCGAGATGGTGATGCCGCGCGCCTTCTCTTCCGGCGCCTTGTCGATCTGGTCGTACGCCGTGAACGTCGCACCGCCGGTTTCAGCCAGCACCTTGGTGATCGCTGCGGTCAGCGAGGTCTTGCCATGGTCGACGTGACCGATGGTTCCGATGTTGCAGTGCGGTTTATTACGTTCAAACTTTGCTTTGGCCATTTGACTCTCCGTTCAGTCGTTAGCTTTGAACCAACGACAATCAGGCAAACTTCTTCTGGACTTCTGCCGACACGTTCGCCGGCGCTTCAGCGTAGTGATCGAATTGCATCGTAAAGGTCGCGCGTCCCTGGCTCATCGAGCGCAGGTTATTCACATACCCGAACATGTTCATGAGCGGCACCATCGCGTTGATGACGTTGGCGTTGCCGCGCATGTCCTGGCCCTGGATCTGTCCGCGCCGGGAATTCAGGTCGCCGATGACCGAACCGGTATAGTCTTCCGGGGTCACCACTTCGACCTTCATGATCGGCTCGAGCAGAACGGACTTGCCCTTCTGCAGCGCTTCGCGGAACGCCGCGCGCGATGCGATTTCGAAGGCCAGCGCCGAGGAGTCGACGTCGTGATACTTGCCGTCGACGAGCTGGACCTTGACGTCCACCACCGGGAAGCCGGCAACGACGCCCGAGCCCATCACGCTGTTGAGGCCCTTTTCGACGCCGGGGATGTATTCCTTCGGCACTGCGCCGCCGACGATCTTCGACTCGAACTCGTAACCCTTGCCGGGCTCGTTCGGCTCGACGATGATCGACACTTCGGCGAACTGACCGGTACCGCCGGTCTGCTTCTTGTGCGTGTACTTGACTTCAGCACGCTTGGTGACCCGCTCGCGGAACGCCACCTGCGGCGCGCCGATGTTGGCGTCGACCTTGTAGGTACGCTTGAGGATGTCGACCTTGATGTCGAGATGGAGTTCGCCCATGCCCTTGAGGATGGTCTGGCCGGACTCCTGGTCGGTCGACACGCGGAACGACGGATCTTCGGCGGCGAGCTTCGCCAGAGCGACACCGAGCTTTTCCTGGTCGGCCTTCGACTTCGGCTCGATCGCGATTTCGATCACCGGCTCCGGGAATTCCATCTTTTCCAGGATCACCTGCTTGTCGGGATCGCACAGCGTGTCACCGGTGCGCGCTTCCTTCAGGCCCGCCAGCGCGACGATGTCGCCGGCATAGGCTTCCTTGATGTCCTCGCGGTTATTCGCATGCATCAGAAGCATGCGGCCGATACGTTCTTTCTTCTCGCGGGTCGAGTTGACGACGCCGGTGCCGCTCTGCAGCACGCCCGAATAGATGCGGCAGAAGGTGATGGTGCCGACGAACGGATCGTCCATGATCTTGAATGCAAGCAGAGCCAGCGGCTCCTTGTCGTCGGCCTTGCGCACCACTTCGTTGCCGTCGTCATCGGTGCCCTTGATCGCGGGCACGTCGACCGGCGACGGCAGATAGTCGACGACGGCGTCGAGCAGCGGCTGCACGCCCTTGTTCTTGAAGGCCGAACCGCACAGCACGGGATAGAAGGCGCCGGTCAGCACGGCTTTACGGATCAGGCGCTTGAGCGTCGCCTCATCCGGCTCCTTGCCGTCGAGGTAAGCGGCCATGGCATCGTCGTCGAGCTCGACGGCGGCTTCGATCATCTTCTCGCGGTATTCCTTGGCCTGGTCGACGAGGTCGGCCGGGATGTCGACGTAGTCGAATTTCGCGCCGAGCGATTCATCGTTCCAGATGATGCCCTTCATGACGACGAGGTCGACGAGGCCCTTGAAATTGTTCTCGGCGCCGATCGGAAGCTGGATCGCGATCGGCTTGGCGCCGAGGCGGTCGACGATGTCGGCGAGACACTTGAAGAAATCCGCGCCGGTCTTGTCCATCTTGTTGGCGAAGACGATGCGCGGAACCTTGTACTTGTCGCCCTGACGCCAGACGGTTTCGGTCTGCGGCTCGACGCCCTGGTTGGAATCGAGCACGCATACGGCGCCGTCGAGCACGCGCAGGGAACGCTCGACTTCGATGGTGAAGTCGACGTGGCCGGGGGTGTCGATGATGTTCAGGCGCTTGCCGTTCCAGAACGCGGTGGTCGCAGCCGAGGTGATCGTGATGCCACGCTCCTGCTCCTGCTCCATCCAGTCCATCGTCGCGGCACCTTCGTGCACTTCGCCGATCTTGTGGCTCTTCCCGGTGTAATAGAGGATGCGCTCGGTGGTCGTGGTCTTACCGGCATCGATATGCGCCATAATACCGAAGTTGCGGTAGTTCTCGATGGCATGAACGCGGGGCATGGGCTGTTCCTTAAATCCGTTCTTCGCCGTTACCAGCGATAATGCGAGAAGGCACGGTTGGCTTCCGCCATCCGGTGCACGTCTTCACGCTTCTTGACGGCGTTCCCCCGGTTGTTCGACGCGTCGAGCAGCTCGGCCGAGAGCCGCTCCGTCATCGTCTTTTCATTGCGGTCGCGTGCCGCCGTGATGATCCAGCGAATGCCCAGCGCCTGACGGCGAACCGAACGCACTTCGACCGGCACCTGGTAGGTGGCGCCGCCGACGCGGCGCGAGCGCACTTCGATGGTCGGCATGACGTTTTCCAGCGCCTGCTCGAACACCGTGAGCGGCCCCTGCTTGGTCTTGGCCTCGATCATGGCGAGCGCGCCGTAGACGATGTTTTCGGCAGCGGACTTCTTGCCGTCATACATGATCGAGTTCATGAACTTCGTAATGACGATGTTCCCGAACTTCGGGTCCGGGTTGACTTCACGCTTTTCGGCAGAATGGCGACGAGACATCTTGTCTGTTCCCGCTTATTTCGGACGCTTCGCGCCGTACTTCGAACGGCGCTGCTTACGGTTCTTGACGCCCTGGGTGTCGAGGACGCCGCGGAGGATGTGGTAGCGCACGCCAGGCAAGTCCTTGACGCGGCCGCCGCGGATCATCACCACCGAGTGCTCCTGAAGGTTATGGCCTTCACCCGGGATGTAGCCGATCACTTCGAAGCCGTTGGTCAGGCGCACCTTGGCGACCTTACGCAGCGCCGAGTTCGGCTTCTTCGGGGTCGTGGTATAGACGCGCGTGCAAACACCGCGCTTCTGCGGCGACTGCTGCAGCGCCGGCACCTTCTTGCGTGACTTCTGCACCGCACGCGGATTTGCGATCAGTTGGTTGATCGTCGGCATGTCAGCCTTCACCCTTTAGTTCACGCGAAACCTAGACTGGCTTTCGCAAATTCTTCTCGGAACTAGCCGTTCCGTTCGGCCCGCCTTGCGCAGAAAAAACATCCACGCAAAACGAAATCGCGCCAACCACTCATCGCTGAGCGGAAAGCGCTTCGACGCCACAGAGGACCGCAAGTGAAGGCCGATCAGCGTTCGCTGTCCGGCCTGCTACCGAGGTCATGCATCCGAGTTCACTCTCAAGAGGACGTGCTCAAGAGAACTAAAATCGTCCTGGCATTGCCTAGCAAATATGATCGACAGCGTTTGAGCGGCATTCGTCGAGGGTGGTGCCCGTCCCGGTCCTTTAGGAAACTTCCGTAAGGATTTGAAAGGGTGTTCCGTTCCGACGCTGGCGTTGCTCACCGCCTGTCGTTAAGTGGCCGTCTTCTATAAGCGGTGAATGGCTAAGTCAAGCGAAACGAGAACACTGGAAATGCCTATGGCGTCTACGGATTCAGTGCTTCGCGTGAATTCGGGAAGTCCGAAATGGTGATGCGCCACCCTTCCCTGGCCCCTTTCGAGTGGCTTATTTTACCCGGATAAATATATCCAGAAACATAATTC is from Bradyrhizobium sp. AZCC 2176 and encodes:
- the fusA gene encoding elongation factor G, giving the protein MPRVHAIENYRNFGIMAHIDAGKTTTTERILYYTGKSHKIGEVHEGAATMDWMEQEQERGITITSAATTAFWNGKRLNIIDTPGHVDFTIEVERSLRVLDGAVCVLDSNQGVEPQTETVWRQGDKYKVPRIVFANKMDKTGADFFKCLADIVDRLGAKPIAIQLPIGAENNFKGLVDLVVMKGIIWNDESLGAKFDYVDIPADLVDQAKEYREKMIEAAVELDDDAMAAYLDGKEPDEATLKRLIRKAVLTGAFYPVLCGSAFKNKGVQPLLDAVVDYLPSPVDVPAIKGTDDDGNEVVRKADDKEPLALLAFKIMDDPFVGTITFCRIYSGVLQSGTGVVNSTREKKERIGRMLLMHANNREDIKEAYAGDIVALAGLKEARTGDTLCDPDKQVILEKMEFPEPVIEIAIEPKSKADQEKLGVALAKLAAEDPSFRVSTDQESGQTILKGMGELHLDIKVDILKRTYKVDANIGAPQVAFRERVTKRAEVKYTHKKQTGGTGQFAEVSIIVEPNEPGKGYEFESKIVGGAVPKEYIPGVEKGLNSVMGSGVVAGFPVVDVKVQLVDGKYHDVDSSALAFEIASRAAFREALQKGKSVLLEPIMKVEVVTPEDYTGSVIGDLNSRRGQIQGQDMRGNANVINAMVPLMNMFGYVNNLRSMSQGRATFTMQFDHYAEAPANVSAEVQKKFA
- the tuf gene encoding elongation factor Tu, with protein sequence MAKAKFERNKPHCNIGTIGHVDHGKTSLTAAITKVLAETGGATFTAYDQIDKAPEEKARGITISTAHVEYETKNRHYAHVDCPGHADYVKNMITGAAQMDGAILVVSAADGPMPQTREHILLARQVGVPALVVFLNKCDMVDDPELLELVEMEVRELLSKYEFPGDTIPIIRGSALAALENKDPKLGHDAVLELMKAVDESIPQPARPVDQPFLMPVEDVFSISGRGTVVTGRVERGIIKVGEEIEIVGLRDTQKTIVTGVEMFRKLLDQGQAGDNIGALLRGTKREEVERGQVLCKPGSVKPHTKFKAEAYILTKEEGGRHTPFFTNYRPQFYFRTTDVTGVVHLPEGTEMVMPGDNIAMEVHLIVPIAMEEKLRFAIREGGRTVGSGVVSSIIE
- the rpsJ gene encoding 30S ribosomal protein S10, translated to MNGQNIRIRLKAFDHRILDTSTREIVNTAKRTGAQVRGPIPLPTRIEKFTVNRSPHVDKKSREQFEMRTHKRLLDIVDPTPQTVDALMKLDLAAGVDVEIKL
- the rpsG gene encoding 30S ribosomal protein S7, giving the protein MSRRHSAEKREVNPDPKFGNIVITKFMNSIMYDGKKSAAENIVYGALAMIEAKTKQGPLTVFEQALENVMPTIEVRSRRVGGATYQVPVEVRSVRRQALGIRWIITAARDRNEKTMTERLSAELLDASNNRGNAVKKREDVHRMAEANRAFSHYRW
- the rpsL gene encoding 30S ribosomal protein S12; its protein translation is MPTINQLIANPRAVQKSRKKVPALQQSPQKRGVCTRVYTTTPKKPNSALRKVAKVRLTNGFEVIGYIPGEGHNLQEHSVVMIRGGRVKDLPGVRYHILRGVLDTQGVKNRKQRRSKYGAKRPK
- the rplD gene encoding 50S ribosomal protein L4, giving the protein MELKVTTLEGKEAGSVQLSDAIFGLEPRADIIQRCVQWQLNKRQAGTHKTQGRADVWRTGKKMYKQKGTGGARHGSARVPQFRGGGRAFGPVVRSHATDLPKKVRALALKHALSAKAKDGGLIVIDSAQIKEAKTKALVGHFSGLGLTNALIIDGAELNNGFATAARNIPNIDVLPIQGINVYDILRRQKLVLTKAAVDALEARFK
- the rplC gene encoding 50S ribosomal protein L3 — translated: MRSGVIAQKVGMTRVFTETGEHIPVTVLKLGNCQVLGHRTTEKNGYVALQLGAGTRKTVYLPKAERGQFAVAKVEPKRKVTEFRVSEDALIPVGAEIQADHFVVGQFVDVTGTSVGKGFAGGMKRWNFGGLRATHGVSVSHRSIGSTGGRQDPGKTFKNKKMPGHMGVDRITTLNLRVVQTDVERGLILVEGAVPGSKGGWISVRDAVKKPLPKEAPKPGKFKVAGGEQAEAPAEQEGA